In the Longimicrobiaceae bacterium genome, one interval contains:
- a CDS encoding serine protease, with the protein MNGIAVAIALTAAQFALAGKAMPQTAAVVDPLEPEVRRAYEAISASVVRLRTDARVELTVPDPSSGLRSVVKRPLSVHGSGIVIGTTEVNGRTEYLVLTNHHVADPTNYVVQEGHFLKENRNNTRAVPRDPEQTFIAVSEDGEDSPEDIPLIEIARDVRGDMTLLRTVGADRELPVFGGHIGFDPAEVEAGMQVITTGYPNGGRRMIDSGEIVELNRRHELGPVHYDFILSLPVEHGQSGSPVFIARREGGDGVTFLLIGLLHAREKGTSYMVPSTLWQHALEEAPGVSAFPGLLAEAGLH; encoded by the coding sequence GTGAACGGAATTGCAGTCGCCATCGCCCTGACAGCCGCTCAGTTTGCCCTGGCGGGGAAGGCGATGCCGCAGACTGCCGCGGTGGTGGATCCGCTCGAGCCGGAGGTCCGCCGGGCGTACGAGGCCATCAGCGCGAGCGTGGTGCGCCTGCGTACGGATGCCAGGGTCGAGCTCACGGTGCCCGATCCCTCCTCCGGCCTGCGTTCGGTGGTGAAGCGCCCCCTCTCGGTGCACGGCTCGGGAATCGTCATCGGCACGACGGAGGTGAACGGCCGCACCGAGTACCTGGTGCTCACCAACCACCACGTCGCCGACCCCACCAACTACGTGGTGCAGGAGGGGCATTTCCTGAAGGAGAACCGGAACAACACGCGGGCCGTACCGCGGGATCCGGAGCAAACGTTCATCGCGGTGTCCGAAGACGGCGAGGACTCCCCGGAAGACATCCCGCTGATCGAGATCGCGCGCGACGTGCGGGGCGACATGACGCTGCTTCGGACGGTGGGCGCCGATCGGGAACTGCCCGTCTTCGGGGGTCACATCGGCTTCGACCCGGCCGAGGTCGAGGCGGGGATGCAGGTCATTACCACCGGCTATCCCAACGGCGGTCGGCGGATGATCGATTCGGGAGAGATCGTCGAGCTGAACCGCCGCCACGAGCTCGGGCCGGTTCACTACGACTTCATCCTGAGCCTGCCCGTCGAGCACGGACAGAGTGGCAGTCCGGTTTTCATCGCCCGGCGAGAAGGCGGCGACGGAGTCACCTTCCTGCTGATCGGCCTCCTGCACGCCCGCGAGAAGGGGACGAGCTACATGGTGCCGTCGACCCTGTGGCAGCACGCGCTCGAAGAGGCCCCGGGGGTGTCCGCCTTCCCCGGTCTGCTCGCCGAGGCGGGGCTCCACTGA